The stretch of DNA TTGCAACTTCTGTGATGAATTATACTATGTCGGCAGTCACTGCCTCATGCAAATCTTCTTGCTTATTACAGTATTCCTAAAGCTAATCACCATCGAACTGAGTTATCCCCAAAAGCGAACGAAACTTAAATGAGAAAACAAAAGTCTGTCACCAAACGGCGCGCATGAGCATGGTACAACCCCGAAGTAAAAATGTTTGGCAGTTTGCCGACAAAAAACACATTATTTTGCAGTTTGAGGGCGCATCATacctttttcaaattttcaaacatAATTAAGGTTCAGGAAAAAGAACCATAAACTGCAGCAAGGAAATGAAGAAATTGATCAATTATTCATAGAACAGCTCAATTTGATTGGGTGTCACCACAGTTGACTAGATATGGCTGTCTACAATATGCATCGCCAACGGGAACTGCAGTACAGACAACAGGTAACTACACACTAGCCATGAAGCGAGTGTGTTCATTGTACTGCCTTCTCTAAGACCCTAACTACATAGCTAAACTATAGCATTCAtcctaacttttgcacttgcaACCGGTGTACTATTCGCACCTTAATTTTTTCAGCAGTTGAGCTCCCATCGTATCCATTGATGCGGTAAATATTGCAGCAGTATCTCAACTTGCTATCACTTGAACAATGTCTCATTTGTATTGTTTTGAAGGCAAGCTATTCAGTAGGTTAGTGCTCGTGAAaaatgctaagcatgatttcaATTCAGACACttacatcatcttcatctagtgaCGAAGACAAATAATTCAagatgaaatcatctaggtctcCTTCGAGGACGGAATCAGGGTCTGATACTTCATAGTTTGTCCGGAGATCTTTGACCATACGGTACGGCTGCCGAAAAGCAAGGAGATCAATTTTTTACTAAAACCATTAAAACTATACAAGTCTGGTTGCAGAAATAATTAGAAATTACATTTAATAGCTCATTTCGCAATCTTGTTAGCTAAGAACGATATAAATATTTGCCTTCTCTTATTTTAAGATTGCACTAGGAAGATTATGAAAGAAACTTCAGATCAAAACATGCAACTAATGTACACATGAAGGAAAAGTAATCACTGGTTTGCTGCTGCTTTCTAGATTTATGACAATCCTGAGATGAGTATGTAAACAAAATAGAAATAGGAAGATTAACTTTTTAGACTAGTAGTTCAGACTAGCAGGAAACACCAAGAACACAGATGAGGTTACACGTTTATTATCACTAGAGTTGTTACTTTAATCAGGTATTCAAAATAGAACCTTACATGGAGAACATAAGATCTTATTTGGTTGCCCCAGCTGATTTCATTGAGTGACTGTGTGTGCTCTGCATTCATCTGTGCTTGGCGGGCAATCTCAAGTTGGTCCAGACGAGATTGGAGCACAGCCATTGCTGATGCCTTGTTCATGTGTTGTGACCTGCATTTCTCATGAAGTACAACAATTATGTCTATAAACATGCAGCCCCCCAAATGCCATTTCTGTTTCATAAGGAAACACCCAGGGAAATAAACCATTCCACTTAAGCTGCACAGATTAACAATTCAATGCCGTCGCAAAAAACGAATAAGCGGTTGAAATCCAAAGGAGATGAAGTCAAATTTACCTTTCGTTTTGACATGTTGCGCTAATACCAGTTGGAATGTGCACAATTCGAATGGCACTTTCAGTAGTGTTGGCACGCTGGCCACCAGGACCACCGGAACGGAAACGTTCTATCCGAAGATCAGAGTCTTTTATCTGGTATCGGCTAGAGGTGTCACCAAGAATAGGGAttacagcaacagcagcaaaggAAGTGTGCCGCCGCTTTCCGCTGTCAAATGGAGAAATTCGCACTAATCTATGAACTCCTACTTCGGCTTTGGCATATCCAAATGCATATTCACCGTCAACTTTGATAGTGGCCCTCTGGAAATAGCAGCTGTTTAGTATGAGTTATTTTATAATACTTGAATCAGAAAGTGACTGCCTCAGAAGAAGGCCAAATGTATCCCAAGAAGGGATACGTTTCTAGCAGAAAATATAAATATGAATGAGTAGTTTATTCAGCAATAGGTATCAATGAGAAACAAATAAACCTTGATTCCTGCTACTTCACCAGGCATCTCTTCTACCACAGTGATTGTATATCCCCGTCGCTGAGCCCATGATCTATACATGTTCATGACCATTGCAGCCCAGTCCATGCTCTCAGTGCCACCAGCCCCTGCCTGAACCTGAAACCATCATCACAAGGAATCAACCACTGATAACCTTTTCAGGCTGCATAAAAGGAGCATTAATGCTTCAGTACAAGACCTCTAGATAGGACAGTTCGCTCAAAATTCTTACAAACATAGTGAAATGGAGTAAGATGGTACGCAAAATAAACCTCAATGAAGCAAGAGCAGGAATCATTGTCTCCAGAAAGTAGAGCATTGagttctttctcctttgcacTTCTTCTCATATCAGCCAAAGCCCTCATGCTTTCCTACAAAAGCAGTTGAAGTGACAAGTGAAACCAAATAGCTGGTCTGCAAGATGAATGGAACATAGGTCTGTGCTGTGTTTAAAGCTTTATATCATGTAATAAAACACTTTACTCACCATCTCAAGTTCATTATCATTTTCTTCACGTGCAAGCCTTAACATCTCGATGTGTTCAATTAATTCCTGCTCAAACTGGTTCACTGATTTAATCTTGCCCATGATCTCACCGTGCTCACGGCTAACCTTTCCAGCGAAAACTAGATCATCCCAGAGGTCTGGCTTCTCCAACACCACAGCCAGTTGCTTTGTTCTCTCAAGTATCCATCCCCACTATACAAAACAAAACAGTGCCCGGTTCAAACAGGATAAAATACCCAGTTAAGCGAGCATAAACACACCGCACTTTAGATGCTCGCTCAAATGGTTGAAAGAGCCAAGTACATAAGATGCACATCATATCGCAACAATACTTCGCAATTCAAATTTCACCCTACGGAAAAGAACAAGTACGGGTGTCGTGTGAGAATTGAACCTTGAGGCGCTTCTTAATGAGCTTGATGGactgcgcgacggcggcggcgtggctgcgCCAGTCGCTCTCGGCCTCGGGGAGGATCGTCCACCCCTTGCCGGCAATCGATTCCACCGTCAGGCCGTCTGCCGTCATCGGCACCTCTGCAACCGCCGCCGTGGACGAAGAGGACCACCGCGCTTGGTAGCGGAGGAGGGctgagtcggcggcggcggcggggatgtcACCGGTGGGCCCCAGTAGGGACGCCAAGGAGGCGCCATGAGGAAGGAGGCGATGGGTAGGGTCTGGCGTCCTGCGGCGGAGGTAGGAGAGGAGGCGCACCGCTGCTGATCTGGCTAGGAGGCGGGAACCCATTTTTGTCGGCTGCGACGGTTCGACAGGTCGACGCCGGTGAGGGGGGTTGTCTATTCATGGCTTTATGCGATTTTCTAATTGCAGAagcactatttttttttctccatccCGCTCCGcgtcctccgcccgcgccccttcgtcctccgccccggccggcggctctcgccgccgcgccgtccgcccacCAACCACCCACCGCTGGCGCATCCCCGCTCTCCCCTAACCTCTGCGGCGCCACGCCCCCGTCCGGGACCTggtccggccgccggcgcccaccaccccggccggcggcgctccgccgcgccgcaccgcccaCCGCCGGTCGATTCCTCCCCCCACCTTCTCTTCTAGGTCCGATGGCCTTGGACTCCTCCGCCACCTCCAGCAACCCCGGACCAtaaggtccgccgccgccctccaccaccccggccgccggcgacctcgccggcggccgctccccccaccaaccacccctcgccgcccaccccctccccctcctatagctcgcaaccgccgccgcccaagcccCTACCCCGAAGTccggccgcgcgcgctcgccggggAAGAAGCACAGTAGCAGCGGCGCCTTCTGCGACAGCACGCATCGCACCCGCACGCGCAATAAATAGATGCACCGGGGGGAGGGCGGAAGGCTGGCGACGTTAGCCTTTCCAAGTACTACATTTTGATGCTTTGAAGCCAAAATGAGAATGTGTTTTTCCACATTCTCGCGGTTAATTTCGGATATCTGCGTTTACTTTAGGTAATTTTGGAGTAAGTTTAATATATTCGTCTGCTCCTCACCGGCTGCTGCAGCAACGCCCCCGCGATGGTGGCGGGCCCACTGCTATTTAATGCAGCGCTCGCTGTTATAACCAATAGCAACACAGACAGCGCCTCCTACCTGACCATAACGGACGTGTAGCCAGATGCACATTCATTTCTCTCTCTTCTATGTAGATATAAGCCTTCTAATCACCCATCATAATACTTACTCTTAATATAGATTTCAATTGACATAATATTTTCATTTGTTACGTATAAAACCTCAAAGCTACTTTTGCAGTCAATCGCGTGCAGCGCTCGCCATGGTAGATGCAAGCGCATGTGAGTGGACCCCGCAAGTCGAAGCTATAGATGATCAAATGGGCTGGGTCCAGCGAGCTGCACGAGGCACAGtacgaaaaaatatttgatCCTAATCCAGCCCAATCAATAGGGTCAGTGTTGACCCAACACAAAGAGTTGTGTCGTTCCTAGGCCAGAACCTCGATACATAGTGCTGGCATAGACATGACACGATTAATGGATCTGACTCGATCAAGCCCGACTAATTTTGTGTCTAACACAATTTAGTCCATTAATGGACCATACTTCTTCCACCCAACTCTAAATCCCTAATCCGCATCTCTCCCTCCATCCACTCCACCTGACGACACTTTCTCTCTCTTGTGACGCCTGTTCCCCGCCTCTTCACTTCCCCGCCGACGAAGGAGCAGCAGCCGGTGGGCGCGGAGCCACGGGGAGGACACGACCGAGGAGCAGCGCTCGGCGCACGTGGGGCCTCGGGTAGGGGATAGCCGGCGGGCGCGGCTCCACGGGTCAGGGACCACTGGTGAGCAGCGCACGATACACATGGAGTTTGCCGGTGGGCGTGAACGACGATGCGCGGGGACAGGCGGCGAGCGGCAGTGGTGCGCAAGGGCGGGCGACGAGCGGGGTGGCACGTCACGCGCGGGCCGAGCATGCCATCGTGCCGGGACAGCACGACCGTGCGTCTCTCGTGCCATGTTTGGGCCGCTGTGGTGGCACGGCATGGTACAATTCGTCGATCGTGCCTCGTCATGTTGTGCCTAAACCGTGTTATGCACAATCGAATTAGTGTCGTGTTGGGCTGTGTTTTTCATCTGGCCATCTATAGCCGCAACAACTACTAGTATATACTATCTTTTTTCAGCTACTATTTTTCCTCCTCtctttcctcttccttttcctcccTTTTTTTCTCCGATAGATTTAGCGTGTCTCCGGGCCCATCTCTTTCCTCCGTGCTGGACTACTGGTGGGAGCGGAAGCCACGGTGCAGCAATGCAGCGCGTGGCGCCGGGGCCAGTGTGGTGTAACTCGTGCGGGCGAGCGCGGCATCTCCGGCCGGGGAGCAGACGGAGCTCCACGCGCTTCGGCACCCGTAAAAATGGCGGCGGTTGCAGCGAGCAAGCGGTAGCAAACCTCTGCACAATTCCATAGCACGGCAAATTCCAGCGAGCTCTGCATGGCTGCGGGCTCGATCGAGCTCGGCCACATCAGCCCCCTTGGTGCGGGCCGTGCTGCCatgttttcatttttcttttattttagtTGTGGCTATAATTTACTCTCCATTTTTTCCTAGAACTTTTATTCGCCATTTTATTTCCATTCCAAAGTTTTGCTCAACCGTGTCACGACCCCGACTCCAAGCGCCGGCGCACGCATCGTGGCATGCCATGCGTCAGCCTCGCCGTCGACCATCCTCGTGCCACACGCCGCCCTGCCCTGCATCGACGAGCGGGCCACGGCAAGCCGCGCACATAGCCGAGCGCCACGGCATCGCCCCATGCCGTGCCCATACCACGACCTCGTCGCCGGTCCAGTGAATCGACGCGCGTCGACCGTCGAGGACGTTCCCTCCTCCTTCTCCGGCCAGCGGGGGTCGCCAACTCGCACTTGTCCTCTTTCCACACACACCAGACGAGCTCATCCTCTCTCTATCGCTGAGCTCTCTTCTCCCcacctccattgccgccgccaccccaagctctgctcgccgcccgccgccgtgattCGCCCGTTCTGGTGAGTCCCCTCTTGATTCCTCGCAGGGGGAGTTTcccctcgtcgtcctcgacgCATTCCCCTTCTCACCTGGCCTCATCCCCTCCCCTACAGGGCTGCCGGCGAgcccctccgcccgccgccgcccaacgccgccgcgccagccGTTCGTCGTCGTTCCCCGCCGTCCGAGTTGCCGGTGAGgttcgccgcctcctcctcctcgccgtgcgcgcgctcgcccgccccgccgccgctgtcgccgcgcGCGTTTGCGCGCGCGTCGCGGTCAAGGCATCGGCCTTGCCTTGACCCAGCATTGGTGGGCGCTGGCCAGTGGGCCCGGCCTGTCGGCCTCTGGGCTGGCCAGATCCGGGTGGATCTAGCAATTTTACTAGGGTTTCATTAGGTTTTATTTATCTGCAAAATTGAAAAATTCTATAGACCTCGGAAAAATGcgaaacttattttgttgggtTTGTATTGCTCAGATCTACTCAAGAAAAATGTTGTTTTATATGTTTCACTGTTGTTTGTTagggttttagtgtgttttcaTTTGCTCTATCCAAAAATGGTTTAAtgtagaactttttgctggaaagtgataaaagggtgaaaccagttttgttcgctttgttttcatgcatagtatctatgataatttttttggatttgtttagatAAGTTTTCATGTCTTTTCAGATTTATCTTGTTTTGAACCGCcgaaaactaatatatttatgattaattataggaaaatgcttttgttGCAAattcaattttcatgagttccttgtaatgttctctgcatgctcaatttatttcatgatttatgcttgttgtttagttcatttcttaattcttgcatcgtattcatgcattatagtgactgaaTCGTCGGAGAAcaaacccgtggagcccaccgagtccgttgagcccgaGCCGGGAGTCCAGTTCGTGGTCGAGCCTGAAGCTAATCAAGGCAAATAGCTAAGCataattccttgcacctatctaaTTTGACTAGCTTAGTTATCTCActtgggtaatgttgggttatatatattatgtatatatTGCATTCtgtacctactttgatgcaCTATCCTTTCTTGAATTGTTCAACCATGTACTTGCCACATATTAGTCAGACACTCACTTAAATTGACTAGATGCTGAGCTATGCTTAGAATAATCTTTTCGCTTACTAAAAAGGATAGTTTGGAGTATGACACTTACcagttacccttgatcgcactggttcggtttAGTGGTAAgggtttggtagtatcgagattcgagcggaatggtagggcctagagaatgaagtcacatgggcatagtccgcttggatcgattaaggaccgagtggatgccatcggccttgagcacatttccgtgctaccacatatccaatataatggtacggatgagccaattaccttctttgacttgatcattgatgtgcagtcctagatacgtgactacgggctatgcagagaggcttagtgtgtccccaggtggacctatgtgtaggaaagtttagagatgtccctcgtggaactaagtctctactcgtaagctaggtgtgaggttcaatgatcgagccttgttgggaacggttgacgggagtacccccttgcccgatgtgatcggttgggtgagccgCATGGTTCTCgcatcgtgtgggtaaagtagtacacccttgcaaggttataatcaattcgaattgtcgcgctctcggatatgagcaagctcttggttcgtcgaattctTCATAGAGAGTTTCGGTGTTGTTGGCTTTGGATTCATGTCATAGTGATGACCTTATGTTTAGTATGTTACtttcttaatcaactaaaatattctgggggttgggcaagattagttaagtttgctaggtgatagtctagACAGCTcctgcttatgcaataattacttaaccctaaagcctttacttgagcctttgtatgatccttgtttatttaatcgtgtaagtcttgcggagtaccttttgtacttaggttgctttctaaacctagttgcaggtgagccggaagtggtgttcggccacttctaccccgctgatccaaatgtgggggaagagtaggtcgtTGCGGCTatggtgatgtccttgagcaaggcatcatcatcgtAGTATGTTTTTATCGTAATCAAacttcgtgagagcatgtaaatataataatcttTAAGTTTCTGAATACTATGGCTTTCGTGAGTCCAAGGTTTGTAATGGAGATTAGTTTGAATCTTCCTAGGTTGAACTTGTAATGTTAAGTTTCGAACTCTGGTAATGtaaaaactgctctttgtggttcTTTGGTGATGTATTCCATTATAAACGGTATGtgtatatgctgattctgggcgtatgttggagcacataccgggactaccggatttgatattattttggatgaatgacgtgtcggttattcgtgtctctagatgtgagataacacgtggcacgctcttcGGCAACCATgtattaactctcatctggatgataatgaccggcagttcgtttaaaatagtatcaaattgtgcggttctcacaacgggtatcagagctgaggttTTCATGAAGTGAATCTAAAAATTTGTttagtgggttgagagtcaaataaaatttgattacttgcactaagatttactttggttaaaaatttgaacctaaggtgaaatgctacctttcttccttcgtcttagAGCTAATTCTCCCTTATTGCTTCACTGGTTtaattaagatatgcttaaCCCCTCTTGTCTGTATGAGTAGCAGGAGCGTAGGAAAACCCTTACCTGCTGGAAACCTTTTGAGCCTTTTACCGGGGTTGAGTGGGTGGGAATCACCCGTTGTCCTAAGtgctagtaggagggttgtagcgctgctgggcaatgcggttgtttcgggtcgtgagtgctagaacgttaaggcgtgctcacgatgtgaggagacgtcatgtgCATTCAtaccttgcatgcatgcatactctCTTTTCTGGTCTCCAATTCCGTGTTGCATCAATCGAGTGTGCTGTTGTTAAGATCTTGCCTAGTTAGATCTTGTTAATTTTAGTGGGCCAAATCTACCCTTTCTCTTAGATATGTTATTCTAGTGTTGGTtatgtgttagatttttatctacacattgtctttccaccctgcctttgagtatcattctccatctttcattcctgaccgctaaccgttttgtttattaacaggatggtgttgcATTCGGGAACCGAGAGGGATGGTGCCAATGGTTCGAGTGGCAATAACAACCGCAACAACGATGTTCCTCTTCCTAATCCTCCTGTTCACCCAAGCCTCGCGGATGTCCTGGCCCGGCAAACTGAACTTATGGCGACCATAGTCAATCAAATGGGCAATGCCGGCAATCATGGCCCaagagctgagcctcaagtgaacaggttcgGGGATTTCTTCCGCACCAACCTGCCCATCTTTTGTGGCTCCAAGGATCCTCTTgatgcggatttctggctcaataTGATTGAAGAAAAGCTGGGTCTTATTGAGTGTGAGCCATATGAGAAGGTTTTatttgctgctcatcaactgcatgatgcccctggggcttggtggtggaacttcaaggcatctcaccctgccaaccaccgcttcacatgggaggagttccgcacagcttttcgctccttccatatcCCCAAGGGCATAATGGATATCAAGAAGAAAGAATTTCTGAATCTTACTCAAGGAAATCGCGATGTGATGGCGTATGTGAATATCTTCAACACtctctcccaatatgcacctgaagaagtagccaccgatgccaagaagcaagaacgcctGTATGATGGGCTTTCTGAAGAATTGCAAGACAAGCTCTCCACTATCAAGTTTGAAGACTTCAATAACTTGGTGAATATCGCCATCAGAGCTGAGCAtaagatgaagaatcttgaggcCAAAAACAAGCGTCCCGCTCCTACCTCGGCAggcggtagctcctcacgtccacgtctgggtcctcctcctcttccaccTCGGGCGTCGGGTGCTCAATCTCCacgtcctatgtggattgtgcgccaccctcaacctcctcaaggacaagctctTAGGCCGGTCAATGCCTATTGGAACAATCCAGGTGTTGCCGCAAAGGGTctgtgcttcaattgtggtggccTAGGCCACATCTCCAGGGACtgcccctctccgaggcgtggcggtgccttcaatgcacctaGGCCCAATACTCCTCTACCTCAAGCATCGCGTCAGGAAGTCAAGCCATAACAGGCTTCTAAGCGTGGTCATCTCAACTATACCACCGCGGAAGAAGTTCCGGAGGATGCTGAGGTActcatgggtacgctcctaatcaaCTCTCACCCTGCAATTGTTCTTTTCGATTTTGGAGCAACTCTTTTGTTCATCAACAAGAAGTTTATGCTGCATAGTAAACTTGAGATGCAAAATCTACAAGTGCCATATCATATAGACTCACCAGGTGGGGAAGTCATTGCTAGGCACTTTGTTAATGAGGTTCCAATTCTCATTGAGGGAGACACTTTTCGTGCTAATCTTCTTATCCTAGACAAGATGGGcttagatgtgattcttgggatgaattggttgggtaagcatgacggagttatcaaatgtgggccccgcaccattgatcttttgcacccctctgggagtagagtttttctctctctctcttgctaaGGCGGAATCTTGTTTATATGCCTTGGCGAGTACCAAAGGCACGGCGTTGGAAGATATTCCTGTGGTGTGTGAGTAtccagatgtctttccggaagaattaccgggtatgcctcctgatcgtgaggtggaATTCATTATAGAGCTCATGCCCGGGACTGCTCCTATCTCTAAACAGCCTTACCGAATGTCTCCCAATGAGTTgaaggaattgaagaaacaactcaagactttattggacaagagtttcattcgtccgagctcctctccttggggatgcccggctctttttgtgaagaagaaagatgatagtttacggatgtgtgttgattaccgtccgttaaacgaagtcactatcaaaaacaaatatcctcttcctcgaATTGATATCTTATTTGATCAACTCTTGGGAGCTCAttatttctccaagattgatctaaagttaggttatcatcaaatcaagatccggaaagaagatattccaaaaacggctttctctactagatatggtctctatgaattcaTTGTCATGTCATTCGGCCTCTCCAATGcgccggcttatttcatgtatctgatgaatagcatcttcatggaggaacttgatgtctttgtgaCCATCTTTatcgatgatattctt from Panicum virgatum strain AP13 chromosome 9K, P.virgatum_v5, whole genome shotgun sequence encodes:
- the LOC120652627 gene encoding peptide chain release factor PrfB2, chloroplastic-like, with protein sequence MGSRLLARSAAVRLLSYLRRRTPDPTHRLLPHGASLASLLGPTGDIPAAAADSALLRYQARWSSSSTAAVAEVPMTADGLTVESIAGKGWTILPEAESDWRSHAAAVAQSIKLIKKRLKWGWILERTKQLAVVLEKPDLWDDLVFAGKVSREHGEIMGKIKSVNQFEQELIEHIEMLRLAREENDNELEMESMRALADMRRSAKEKELNALLSGDNDSCSCFIEVQAGAGGTESMDWAAMVMNMYRSWAQRRGYTITVVEEMPGEVAGIKRATIKVDGEYAFGYAKAEVGVHRLVRISPFDSGKRRHTSFAAVAVIPILGDTSSRYQIKDSDLRIERFRSGGPGGQRANTTESAIRIVHIPTGISATCQNERSQHMNKASAMAVLQSRLDQLEIARQAQMNAEHTQSLNEISWGNQIRSYVLHPYRMVKDLRTNYEVSDPDSVLEGDLDDFILNYLSSSLDEDDVSV